The following are from one region of the Pecten maximus unplaced genomic scaffold, xPecMax1.1, whole genome shotgun sequence genome:
- the LOC117318245 gene encoding 300 kDa antigen AG231-like, giving the protein MDCSFSENEDQSMDISGLHDVLEPFEETFTDVIENRQIHTDPEQLPFDLPELWTTLEPEMLQELEPFYEPQMPKEYEKVKGPETVKDQDSKTFQAPETAHEPQPAQEPKTAQDPKTFLAPEIAQEPKIYQAPETVQELVIFQVPDTVQEPQIIQAPDTVQELEIIQAPVTVQELVIFQVPDTVQEPKIFQAPVTAQELEIIQAPVTAQELEIIQAPVTAQELEIIQAPVTAQELQIIQAPVTVQELEIIQAPVTVQELEIIQAPSRSQRYSRHQ; this is encoded by the exons ATGGATTGTAGCTTTTCAGAAAATGAAGACCAGTCCATGGATATTTCTGGGCTTCATGATGTGTTGGAGCCATTTGAAGAG ACATTTACAGATGTTATAGAGAATCGGCAGATCCACACAGATCCCGAACAGCTGCCATTTG ATTTGCCAGAATTGTGGACAACATTGGAGCCAGAGATGCTACAGGAGCTGGAGCCATTCTATGAACCACAGATGCCAAAGGAGTATGAGAAAGTCAAGGGCCCTGAGACTGTCAAA GATCAGGATTCTAAGACATTCCAGGCACCAGAGACAGCTCATGAACCACAGCCAGCCCAAGAACCCAAGACCGCCCAAGATCCCAAGACATTCCTGGCACCAGAGATAGCCCAAGAACCCAAGATATACCAGGCACCAGAGACAGTCCAGGAACTCGTGATATTCCAGGTACCCGATACAGTCCAGGAGCCCCAGATAATTCAGGCACCAGATACAGTCCAGGAACTCGAGATAATCCAGGCACCAGTGACAGTCCAGGAACTCGTGATATTCCAGGTACCCGATACAGTCCAGGAGCCAAAGATATTCCAGGCACCAGTGACAGCCCAGGAACTCGAGATAATCCAGGCACCAGTGACAGCCCAGGAACTCGAGATAATCCAGGCACCAGTGACAGCCCAGGAACTCGAGATAATCCAGGCACCAGTGACAGCCCAGGAACTCCAGATAATCCAGGCACCAGTGACAGTCCAGGAACTCGAGATAATCCAGGCACCAGTGACAGTGCAGGAACTCGAGATAATCCAGGCACCA TCCAGGAGCCAAAGATATTCCAGGCACCAGTGA